The genomic region GATTTGGCGAGCCAGAAAGTTACCTTAACCCCACCCCCTCACAAGAGAACAGATTTTATACTATATGTAATTTATTGAATTCTTATTCTCCTTTTCAGAATAtttttagtgtagtgtaatatagAGTCAATTGTAAAACTGCTTGCCTTAttatatgtatgtttttgtcTAATTTAAACCTGGCCCACCATAACCATTGCACCATGACACCCCCAAGACAAAACATTTGGAAACCCCTGGTCTAAAATATGAGGCAGCTAGCATTAGCAACTAGCATCCTCAGAGTTTTAACCTGTGTTACACTCGGGTCACTACATACtgtcatgtgcaaaagtctcAACACCCTCAGTcacattacacattttgtttattattttttgtgaaaataagtagaCATCATCTATGTGGAGCAcacaaaaatttttttttgacaaaattcaGTGCAAATTTGTATTTATCTGTTAAATTTAACAGCTTCccaaaaattatataaaatgtgccataactttttgcatgagaaatgtgttttctgtaaaggatgtattaAGTAATTATTGTAAAATCACTAGCATATGGCCTTGAGTGTCAGAGAGCACTGAAATCTGCATCATGACCTTGCAGAcaacctttataaatgtttttatcttttatatGTGACTGTGTGCAGGGGCTGGAACAGAGTGATTGTAGAGAAACCCTTTGGAAGGGACCTGCAGAGCTCAGAGGAGCtgtcagcacacctgtcctcccTCTTTAATGAGGAACAGATCTACCGCATAGATCACTACCTGGGCAAGGAGATGGTGCAGAACCTCATGGTACTCAGGTAATGCACTTCAGAGATGGGTGTTATTTAAGCGCAACATTGCTAGGTTACAAGATCAGTAAGGTGGACTCTCAGTTAAAGAGATGTGTAATGGGCACTGATGGAatgcctctcagccaatcacagagctGAGCAGAACTAACTGTTGACAAATTTCCACCACCTCCTCCCACTTTGTTTGGCAGAAATTCACTTAAGCCTGTGTTGTTCTCAATGTTTCTGGATTCCAGATTTGGGAACAGAATTTTTGGCCCTATTTGGAATAGAGAGAGTGTGGCCTGTGTAGTCCTgacatttaaagaaccctttggaaCTCATGGAAGAGGTGGATACTTTGATGACTTTGGCATTATCCGGTGAGAAAGCATTACTTTTGTGGGACAACTAAGTTGCTGCATGACTGCTAATAGCATGAATAAACACCTCATGTTTTTCacatgttctcttttttttttttagttattttgtcCTAGTGCAAAATATATGGTATACACTATTAAAACATTGTTGCTGCCTAacagatgtatttttttaactgtataacaaacatatttgtttattgaATGTTTACTTATATATATGTAGTACATCATTATATTATAGTTTTTACGAGGGGAGAATTATGGTACTTTAAAAACCCATGAATattcaaagcctgtaaaatgctgtttggaCCAGccttaaaaaatcaacattggattttttttttacacagttatTCTTGGCTTTGTTATTCCTCTCTTTTCCCCCAGTGATGTCATGCAAAATCATCTACTCCAGATGCTCACCTTGGTTGCCATGGAGAAACCCACTTCCACTGACTCTGACGATGTGAGAGATGAGAAGGTATTGCATCAGTGCCATAACACGTtagacaaaaaagcaaaaaggagGCCGAATCTCACTAGATCAGatactataaataataaataaagagcaTTAATAACATTTTCTCTAGTGTTAATGGGACAATTTCATCAGTAACACTAAGTGAAATGAGTCTGCTTTTGTCTCAATCTTGAGGTAAAAGTCTTAAAGTGCATCGCTCCAGTGGCTCTGTCTGATGTGGTGCTGGGACAGTATGCGGGGAACCCTGAGGGGGAAGGAGAGGCTAAGCTGGGCTACTTAGATGACCCCACCGTTCCTGAAGGATCCTGCACCGCCACTTTCGCCACTGCAGTGCTCTACGTCCATAACGAGCGCTGGGAAGGTGAGCAGGCTTTGTTGCTAATGGTATAAGGACACAAAGTGTAATCTACCTTTGttttttatcttcttttttttttcctttctgacCCTTGTTGTGTGTAGGGGTACCCTTCATCCTGCGCTGTGGTAAAGCCCTAAACGAGCGTAAGGCTGAAGTGAGGCTGCAGTTTACAGACGTTCCAGGGGATATCTTTAACTCCCAGTGTCAGAGGAATGAGTTGGTAGTCCGTGTGCAGCCTGATGAGGCCATTTATGCCAAAATGATGACCAAAAAGCCAGGCATGTACTTCAGTACCGAGGAGACTGAGCTGGACCTGACGTACCGCAGCAGATATAGGGTAAGACTAATCATATTTACACAGTCCTCAGTGCTTTTGtaattattattcagttatctaatgtttttatgtgtaatcaTAGTAGTGCTACATGTAGTTTTAGTACAGTATGTGATTCATATTCTATGTTAGGCATTAAGGGTGCAAATGACCAAATGCCCCACAATACAATATTATCACAATACTCAAGTCACGATACAATAATACTTCAATCTGCGTAATTGAGTAAGGCGATACTATGTGTTGCAATGTATTACCTTTTCTTAGTACCTTTCAACTACAAATAGAACCGCCAGGAGGTCTGCAATGTTTGCCCTGGTGTAACTTTTGTGCCCTGCTCTTGTTTGGAAAGCGTGGGACAGCATTCGCCAGTCCTGTGTGAGATAATGCACTGTTAGAGTCACGTAGGAAGCCACTGCCCTTCACATCCATGCATCACGAGTTAAAGTAATCCTGTCTGTTGTATTCAAAGATTCTTCAACTTTACACCTTTTTTGTGTAACATAGAGTATGACTTACATATTGTACTAAATCTACATGTGGCACTACTatcattacacataaaaatcaTTAGAAAATCAAATAGTAATTATTCAATTATACCTCGGTTCCAGTGTCTTGACCATGTATCAAAAGCCTTCATTTGTCACAGTGTATGTACGCAGGTCTTTGCGCATGAGGTAGTTGATGGATTATATTATTTTCTTAGCTTGCTCCAAATTGGAAGGTAAATTTCTCAAGCTAACTGtattcattgtttgttttttttggtggaCCTGATTTCACGTTGGCTTAACAAAGCAAAAGTCAACATCTTACTCattagcttcttgttcagattttcctgttccaccttaaatggtgcaacaattTATTTGAACAAGATTCCAACAAGAAGttggcaaataagaagccaacttcagccttgtttGCCTGCTCTTTTAAAGCTGTATCTGGATGGTGGCATGTGTGGTGAGCCCTCATGTTGGTAGTGTTTCCAGGgtattttgttttcatataaCACTCCTTGCAAATTGCATTTGTCATATTCGTGCCCTTTGTCCCGTCGCTGACTCTCACCTCTGCTGAAAGCGCACAAGGGCTACAGTTCCAATGTAGCAAGCCAGTAATGGAAGCTCGGACTCACCAGAATCATTACATGCCTGCCTCAGAACCACGTCAAGTTAAGGAGGAATTCCTCTGATTTTGAGAAGTAAACAAAATCAATCAAAAGTAGGTTGATTTAAATTGGTGTGACGTAGAGAAACTTCAGCACAGatcgtctttacagtggtgttgtcttgcagtgtctacaacacaaatacagccatatTATGTGCTCTCCATAATAACTAGTAAAACTAcaatgtgtaatgttgattatgataaaatagtgtacaatgttttctttgggtttttACAACAAAATGTACTACTCTGTAATGagtgtattttgaaaaatgtttggccaaaacctaatctcaaaagtaaaaagtgtggttggatagtgtagtgggtaacacctctgccttctacgctgtagactggggttcaatccccatgtgggtaagcaccctacactacaccaatatgagtccttgggcaagactcctaacaccacctttgcctacctgtgtatcAAACTGtgatcgctctggataagagcatctgccaaatgccgtaaatgtaaatgtaaaacactgttttatgatggtttgaAGAGTCTACTGACCTTTTGTTATGCATTTTAActatgttcatttaaaaaatcaccATGGCCTGAATTATGTGAGTACTTAAGACCTCTTTTCAAAAAGTGATTTATGTTTGAAAGTCTACTAACTCTTGACTAACCCTCGTACAGGACGTGAAGCTTCCTGATGCTTATGAGCGTCTGATTCTTGACGTGTTCAGTGGGAGTCAGATGCACTTTGTGCGCAGGTGGGTCTCCTTTAGCGCAGTTTCACCCCACATCAGAGCTGCATCTTGAACTGTAGAGTGCATTCTGAATTGTGTTGTGTCTGAATTATGTTtgtgcagtgatgaactgaagGAAGCCTGGAGAATCTTCACTCCCCTCCTCCATCAGATTGAGGCAGAGAGGGTACAGCCCATGCTGTACACATACGGGAGGTAAGACATCTGATCACCAAGGATGTCAGTTTAATTAGGAAGTATATTTCAGTGCTTGCATGCTATCAAACAGCTGCCTGATTTTTCATTAACTGCTCAGTTCACTGTCCACAGTCACTCAGATTAACAAGAGCTGTGACTTACCAGCAGCAAGCATGAGATTCAGTAAAGATAATGCCTGTAACCAAAAAATGTTTATACCTATTTAGTCAAAAATCATGCAGCCCTGTGTTATCACTTATGGTGGCATCATTTTACAgtagcagaaaaaaatgaaattcagtGCTGAGATATTATGACTTAGCCTTAAATTAATTTTCACTCTGTCAACAGCCGAGGACCCAAGGAGGCTGATGAACTGCTGAAGCGGGTAGGATTCCACTACGGAGGAACTTACAAGTGGGTTGATCCTCATGCTGTGTAAACACTCCACCATTCCAAATGGATTTTTCTCTCACAATCAAACCAAATTTCCTTCCGTCACTAAGCAGAGAAGAGCGTTAAAGACTCATTCCTGTTCAGACTGAGGGAGATGAATGCAGTGAAATCCTGATCATTCACTAAGACACAAGTGTTAATCAGTGAACGAGTTAACTGCCTGTGCACTGGTGGTAAAATGGGTTGAAGATTTCAGCCTCAATTCAGTATTATTTTTTCTCTAATGTGAATATAGAGAACCAAAAACCTGTATTTCCAATCAAAAGATGATGCTTCATGATTGCTCTGCAATAATTCATCTAatgcatttcttttcatttgaatgtaattggaatttaatttgttttggGGTTTCTGTCCTTCTGATGCTGCTTCATTTGAATGATTCCATGTGAAGTTCTTCATTTTCCATACTTCTTTTTCTCCAGTTGCTGAGACCATGTTTCCCATATATAGAAGGGAATAGAGTAATGCAGGCAGACTGGAGTTTTAGCTGGtgctttaaaagttaaaagcaaTACGCACAGTACTTTTGTAATACAGTACTTTTGTAGTGTTCTATGTTGGATTTCTGTTACAATTTGAAGTACAGATGCACTTTTTTGTATTATCTGTATAAACTACAGTATGCTTTGCATATGGCACTTTGTCAAAAGTGGAAAGAcccatgtttacattttttaaatcattatggCAAAACAGTAGTTGGGCATGTGGGTGGGAGGGTGTAGTCTTGACAAGCCACCCACACGAAAGATCACACCTGAGAGTGAACGAGCTAATAAGGATCAGTAAGAAACATATTGGAAGGACCAAGGTTTATGTTTTTCTGCGTCAAGGTAAGGAGCCTTTCTGTACAACCACCTTGCTTAAATCGCAAAGAATCTGAATTCATATCTTAAGTTAATGTTTTAATTACGTTCCACACCTCTTCAGGTCCTGTCTGTACACATTCCTACGAGCCGCCACGTCTTTCGGAATTTTGAGCACACACCTGTCAGTCATGTCACTTAATCTGCTGGTTGtgactctcactcactcacaggtTGCATGCTCTGTCCAGGGGAATGTTGCCTTTCCGCTCGGAGGACAAATGAGTGGTCGGTCTACTATCTTTAACTTCCAAGAATAAGTATGTAGAATGGGGTGTGCTGAGTATACCACAGTGCTAATGACATGGGCTTGGCTGTGCTGTACGTAATAGTCTGGAATGTACTTAAATGGCCCACCAGCACTTGTATTTTGAGGATTTCtatggtaaaaataaaaagtggctTTTCTTACAAGTAATATTTGTGGAGTTTTATGTTTAAGGAGTACTCCTTGTGTCTTTTTGACCTAATCTCTATCTTGCGCATATGTATCATGCACTTAATTAGCATGGACAATAATTTCCCTGTACTTGGAAGAACAGAGAAACTTCATTAGAAGCACATAAACGTGTTATATAATTGTGTggtgtaaaagtcagaggtcaCACTATTTCTTTATTTCCATACAAACAATCATAGTGGACATGTAATATATGGTATTCATTTTCCTGCATCTAGAAATGATCAGAAaccatttaacagaaaattacaatgATGGTAAATAAACAGCTAAATATAAAGTTTTGTAtatagtgtgtccaccctttgcctttattacagcttccgttcttttcaagagacttactttcagttttttgctgaaatctgcagaaatatttttccCACACCttaaaagttcagtcttagaagtttgctGCTTCTCACCCTTCAAGTAatcctaatttttttttttaaatctgaagttagaggaaatcaagctccattcttaAAGACGAAGGCTTTAAGTACTTTttgtctgatggggacagttttggtggtctggaAGCTCTTGGATGATTGTAAGGAGTACCATttgctctttttgttttttattccagttttgaatggtttggacatgtgttgaggaggaatagtggatatattgggcaaagtatgttggagatggagctgccgggtagaaggagaagaggtagacctcagagaaggtttatggatgtagtgaaggtggacatggagatggttggtgtgaaagtagaggaggcaatggatgggcaagatggaggcagatgatccgctgtggtgacccctaaagggagcagccgaaagaagaagaagattccaGTTTTGAAACTCTTTTTCTTCCctgcttattttcctttgacatgtgcaagtgttttatttttatatctaatctcagaaatatcgcctgaaaaataaataacttgcacTGAATGGctgttgactggaaatgaattaaatgaagggtggcctctgacttttgcacagtattgtataaatgtattttgagTCAGTGTTGTTTTGTAACTGACTGTGCTAAAGGTGTCATGGATAGAGATCAGGTTGAAAAATTaaagtcttttttctttttcttttttttttttgaaactATGGTGAAAATGATCAACTATGAGAATTTAGACCAGtttgtttattactgttttatattttgtaagtTAAATAAGGAATTCCATTGGTTATTACAACATTATTTATGGTTGTTAAGTTCATTAGGTGTGTAGAACACATCTCCCTTTGCAATTCCTGCTTCCTTCATGGCATTTCTGGGCATCTCTGTCATCCTCGATACCTCTGGCAAATAGACGCACCAGCTGACCACGAATCCTGAACACAAAAAGAGCAGCCATGGCAGATGTCATGAGTTGGGATTCAAATGAGATTATCCAAACTAAAAATGAATGGGTAACAAGTCAGTGAGAAATTTTACTTGAACAAAATTAATCAAGATCTGGTTCAGTCAGTTGTGTGCATTTGTAAATACCATGTTTGCATATGGTCAAGCAACAATACTCAAAcaggctgtggcattcaagtGATGATTGGTATTAATAAGCccaaaatgtgccaaaaattttttttcccacatcattacaccacctccaccaacGTGGACTATTGACACAACAcaggttgggtccatggattcatgctgttcATGCCAAGTTCTGACTCTAccatctgtgtgcctcagcagaaattGAAATTCAGCAGACTAAGCCATGTTTTTTCCAGTTTACCACTGACCAGTTTTGGTGATCTCTGGTCTctgcccactgcagcctcagctttctgtttttgactGACAGTGGAACTtgatgtggtcttctgctgttggaGCCCATCTGCCTCAAGGttcaaaatgttttgcattgcgAGACGTTTTTCTGCTCATCACAGTTGTACAGGGTGACTATCTGAGTTACTGTAGCCTTTCTGTTAGCTCAGCCCAACTGTCATCAATAAGGTGTTTCCATCCTCAGAACTGACACTCACTGGATGTCCTTTAtttattgcaccattctgaTTAAACTGAAGTGACTTGTGTGTTAAATCAACACACTTTTGGCACTTCTAGAAATACTTGAACCTGACTCCAACAATCATGCCATGGTCAAAATCACAGAGATCACATTTTATTCACCTATTATGATGGTTGATGTGACCGAAGCTGCTTGTATCTGCATGATATTATCCACTATATATAGtggataatatatatattatacatacacacacacacatttgtgagCTTAACAATACAGTTCAGCTGCAGAAATATTAAGAAGTTGCTCTTGCTTGCTTTCAGTAGAAACTATTAAAACTTACCTGCATGAAATCTCAGTGTATGGCAGAATCTCTCCATCGCAGTTCCACACTGACACTGCAGGAGGTTTACTGCAGCAGGGCCCACAGAAAAattctctcttcttcctttcatctttcatctcttgctctttctgtctttctgcaaGGTACTGCTGTGAGCCGTCCTTAGAAAATTCAATATCACTTTCACACAGCTTCTCTGGATCTTCCAGTACttctgaaatgctttgttctctTTCCTCATCATCATAGTCGCCGtcaggaggaagagagaagcgCACTGCTTTGACACGGTGCACCTCAACAAATGGCAGGTCAAACTATAtagaaaaaagaacataaaacagacaaatacaAAGACAATCTTTCaagaatttagttttttttttttacttatttttgtgtGCTATTTGCTGATTTTACTACATCAGTAAACGATTTCACTTAAGCATAACCTATAATCTATTGTAAATTATTATGAAAGTTAGCACTTGAATTATTTAACTGTACAGatgcatgttttctttcattgttgTTCTTTTTATATTTAGTGGCTTTTCTTTAGCCACTACATATATTTTCACTGTGTTGCCTTGTACCATTGTTCCACTAATGAGCTGGCCAGATTGTAACTGGAGAGTGGGACAGATGCTGGAAATGACTGTCCAACTAGTGAGACTGTGTGGGTTCCGCATCATTCATATGAATGGCGATGTGTCAAATCCACTGACTGTACATTTCATGTAGGGAGAGAGGTGCAGGGAAATGGCTCATACATGAAAATAAACCACGTGGACAGTTTTACTACAAAAAGGctataaacaataaaagacCTATATTGTGGAAAACCAGATTTACTTTGCTGTTTCAAAAGGCATTTGATGAAGTAACTAAACAAAGTCTCAACACACACCAGTCACTCTaaagagaggtttggaaatgttcatataaattttacattacaaccccaattccaatgaaacataaataaaaacaatacaatgatttgcaaatccttttcaacctatattcaattgaatacactacaaagacaagatatttaatgttcaaacggataaactttattgttttttgcaaatattcactcattatgaatttgatgcctgcaacacgttccaaagaagttgggacaggggcaacaaaagactgggaaagttgaggaatgctcaaaaaacacctgtttggaacattccacaggtgaacaggttaattggaaacaggtgagtgtcatgactggatataaagggagcatccctgaaaggctcagtcgttcacaagcaaggatggagcgaggttcaccactttgtgaacaactgcgtgagcaaatagtccaacagtttaagaacaacgtttctcaatgtgcaattgcaaggaatttagggatttcatcatctacagtccataatatcatcaaaagattcaaagaatctgaagaaatctctgcaagcaagcggcaaggcagaaaaccaatattgaatgcccgtgaccttcgatccctcaggcagcactgcattaaaaaccgacgtcattctgtaatggatattaccacatgggctcaggaacacttcagaaaaccactgtcagtggacacagttcgtcgctccatctacaagtgcaagttaaaactctaccatgcaaagcgaaagccacatatcaacaacacccagaaacgccgccggcttctctgggcccgaggtcacctgagatggactgacgcaaagtggaaaagtgtcctgtggtctgacgagtccacatttcagatcgtttttggaaatcatgatcattgtgtcctccgggccaaagaggaaaaggactgtccgggttgttatcagcgcaaagttcaaaagccagcatctctgatggtgtgggggtgtgttagtgcccatggcctGGGTAACttgaacatctgtgaaggcaccattaatgctgaaaggtacatgcaggttttggagcaacatatgctgccaagcaacgtctttttcagggacgtcctgcttattccagcaagacaatgccaagccacatacTGCaggtgttacaacagcgtggcttcgtactaaaagagtgcgggtactagactggcctgcctgcagtccagacctgtctcccattgaaaatgtgtggcgcattatgaagcgcaaaatgagatcggagaccccggactgttgagcaactgaagttgtacatcaagcaagaatgggaaagaatccacctacaaagcttcaacaattagtgtcctcagttcccaaacgcatactgagtgttgttaaaaggaaaggtgatgtaacacagtggtaaacatgcccctgtcccaacttctttggaatgtgttgcaggcatcaaattcaaaatgagtgaatatttgcaaaaaacaataaagtttatctgtttgaacattaaatgtctttttagtgtattcagttgaatataggttgaaaaggatttgcaaatcatcatattctgtttttatttatgttttacacaacatcccaacttcattggaattggggttgtacattaaaCTACACAAGTGTtgtaaaacacatgaaaaatgtaagatatgggccCCTTAATCCTCTGGCTTACTAGAAATCAGTTACAGGAAAATCCACCCTGAAACACTTCATGTTGTTTAATAGAAGTTACATTATTTTTCTTGCACtttgttgtttgcattttccatTGTAACTCAGCTGTTTTCATTGACCTGGTTGATCTTGAGTGTCAGTGTCAGAATATCAGAGTGGAGCTTATtgagctaaaaataaaaatgcccATATTCAATGAGTTACCAACTTTAGTTGTTGTTTAGTTGTTTTCCAAAGTCTGCCTTACAGACTATACAATAAACACTCTGGTGGCCTCACCTGATCCTGGGTAGTGGTATGTCGGTGCAGGTATGTGAGGAAACCCAGGGGGTTGGTGTCCCGCACCAGGATGAGGTCACCTGTTCCATCAGCCAGGTGTGCAGAGGGGGAGAGTCCCTTAGGGCTCCGTGGGCACGAACTGGATATGCAGGTGAGGGACACGCACCTGAACCTGCCCTCCACACTTATCCACTCCCCTGaggatggggaaaaaaaaaaacatatagagCCGTCAGCTAGTGAATAAGCAATGAATAGCATGTGACTATTTCACCTTTAAAACCTCAAAAAACTTGATTTCAATTATGCTTTCCttatacattacatttaacaGACTCTCACATACAGACTTAAAATGGCAGCTGAAGAACATTAGAGGATGTTCCTGGACGAGAAATCAAACCTTCAGTCCACTGTGTGCAGGGTGATGGTGTTATGCACTATGCATAATTAATCTCACTGAATCTGAGCCATATGTCTGCATGCAATGAAATCATTACCCTTCTTTCCATGTAGCGATTCATGTTCAGTTAAAGACTAAATGTACATGAACCTTTCAGGATTTCTTGCTTAGTGAGCTAAATAAACTTAGTTCAGTGTAAGCCTGGGTTTTCTCTCTTGCAATGATAGATCTCTTTTAGTGGAATATAATGGCATAGCAATTTATGCAAGTTTAATTCAGGATTACAGATTGTAAATTGTAAAACCACTGAGCATCAACCTTCTGGAGGAGGTAGCCCTTTGCTGTTTCTTTTCAgatctccttttttgtttttccaactGCAGGGGATCAGTCACATAAAAATACAACTTTTTTGCAAAGGAAAGCAGTCATACTACATACATATCAAGAATAAATGTAATGCTTTCGTATGCGCATTGTAAGATTgcgaaaatgtgtgtgtgtgtgtgtgtgcctgacTCCTTGATATCTTCCTCCTTGAGCCAAACAGCCTTGAACATATAAGATAATACCCAAACagtggcacattttaaaataactcCTGTAATGATTATATTTCTGATTCTTTTTAATACCATTGACTAACATATAGCTGGAAGGGCAAGATCCCCAGATCACTTACAACATGTATGAAAATTTGTCATAGTTTCAGAAAGTTGTTAACTGCTGTCATAAAACAAGTTAACAACAGCTGCATTTCTTAGGTTTTTTGAAGTTGAAACTTAGTCAGAAACCTAACTTAGTTGAACATATGGATAGGAAGTGAGATCAATCTTCCTACCCTGACAAGCTTTTTTGGAGTGGTTTACACAGTTTTGGCAAGCTTATGTAAATCCTGCATTGTTTCAAACAGCTGCCAGCATCATTAGATGGCCCAACCTGCTTGGAGGAGAAAGTTAACTCTGTTAACTCTGTCAATTC from Pygocentrus nattereri isolate fPygNat1 chromosome 9, fPygNat1.pri, whole genome shotgun sequence harbors:
- the LOC108441407 gene encoding glucose-6-phosphate 1-dehydrogenase-like, which produces MSNVRNPLSRTRSEVFRQLRRELYDDDEFRQVPHVFVIMGASGDLAKKKIYPTLWWLFKDRLLPEETYFVGFARSRLTLDDIRAACLPYMKVKEEDSERLSAFFSRNSYLAGRYTDGESFTQLQCHLDSLAPGTAANRLFYLALPPTVYNDVTKNIHQHCLSDEGWNRVIVEKPFGRDLQSSEELSAHLSSLFNEEQIYRIDHYLGKEMVQNLMVLRFGNRIFGPIWNRESVACVVLTFKEPFGTHGRGGYFDDFGIIRDVMQNHLLQMLTLVAMEKPTSTDSDDVRDEKVKVLKCIAPVALSDVVLGQYAGNPEGEGEAKLGYLDDPTVPEGSCTATFATAVLYVHNERWEGVPFILRCGKALNERKAEVRLQFTDVPGDIFNSQCQRNELVVRVQPDEAIYAKMMTKKPGMYFSTEETELDLTYRSRYRDVKLPDAYERLILDVFSGSQMHFVRSDELKEAWRIFTPLLHQIEAERVQPMLYTYGSRGPKEADELLKRVGFHYGGTYKWVDPHAV